One genomic segment of Coffea arabica cultivar ET-39 chromosome 6e, Coffea Arabica ET-39 HiFi, whole genome shotgun sequence includes these proteins:
- the LOC140003966 gene encoding AP-4 complex subunit sigma has protein sequence MGIRFILMVNKQGQTRLAQYYEYLTIEERRALEGEIVRKCLARTEQQCSFVEHRNYKIVYRRYASLFFLVGVDNEENELAILEFIHLLVETMDRHFGNVCELDIMFHLEKAHFMLEEMVMNGCIVETSKSNILGPIQLLEKAS, from the exons atggGGATAAGATTCATACTGATGGTGAACAAGCAAGGGCAGACAAGGCTAGCCCAGTACTACGAGTACCTCACCATTGAAGAAAGACGTGCCCTTGAAGGCGAAATCGTCCGCAAATGCCTCGCTCGCACTGAGCAACAG TGTTCATTTGTTGAGCATCGGAACTACAAGATTGTTTACCGGCGATATGCATCCCTGTTTTTTCTGGTCGGAGTTGATAATGAAGAA AATGAACTTGCAATTTTAGAGTTCATACACCTGTTGGTTGAAACCATGGATCGGCATTTTGGTAATGTG TGTGAGCTGGATATCATGTTCCATCTGGAGAAAGCACACTTTATGTTGGAGGAAATGGTTATGAACGGGTGTATCGTTGAGACTAGCAAGTCTAACATTTTGGGCCCAATACAGCTGTTGGAAAAAGCTTCATAA
- the LOC113691387 gene encoding uncharacterized protein isoform X2: protein MEEMVGLKEEEVLVAAFTSRLGKCNSRTGSGRISASGGNGFAGGGGGRVSVNAVSRHDDPTLLVHGGRSFGCPTNAGAAGTFYDAVPRRLMINNQNMSTDTDTLLLAFPNQPLWTNVYILNRARATVPLLWSRVQVQGQLSLSCGAALTFGLVHYALSEFELMAEELLMSDSVIKIYGALRMSVKIYLMLNSKMLINGDGDAIVATSLLEASNLVVLKGSSMIHSNANLGVHGQGSLNLTGPGDLIEAQHLVLSLFYSISVGPGSVLRGPMQNASKSYMASNLQCHLRDCPVELLHPPEDCNVNASLSFTLQICRVEDVIVEGLVEGSIIHFHWVRTVVVKPSGEISASGLGCIGGLGRGEVLPSGLSSGAGHGGRGGDTFYDGSYIAGGSVYGDADLPCQLGSGSGNDSLPDAAAGGGIIVMGSLEHSLSLLSVYGSLQANGENKAKYSRKLEGETISEAGGGGGSGGTILLFLHNLALGDSSAISVVGGLGSSNGGGGGGGRVHFHWSDMSMGDEYLPAAIVKGTINIGGGFGRGMGQNGENGTVSGKACPKGLYGIFCQECPIGTYKNVSGSDQALCHKCPFHELPRRATYVAVRGGVTETPCPYMCVSDRYHMPNCYTALEDLMYAFGGPWLFGFILLSLLVLLALVLSIARMKFVCADELPDRVPTRRASPIDRSFPFLESLNEVLETNRTEESQSHVHRMYFMGANTFWEPWHLHHSPPKEVIEIVYEDAFNRFVDEINCLAYYHWWEGSVYSIFSVFMYPLAWSWLQFCRKKKIQQLREFVRSEYDHACLRSCRSRALYEGLKVAATSDLMLAYVDFFLGGDEKRDDLPPRLHQRFPMSVVFGGDGSYMAPFSLQSDNILTCLISQSVPPTIWYRLVAGLNAQLRLVRRGHFRATFNPVICWLETHANPTLKSHGVRVDLACFQPSASGYRQFGLLVCAIESEALRSAVDRPDKHSLLEKQSSLPGTRWRKALDLVRVNEPAISHKRISEEILITKNLRMLNEKMTISFPFYYIIRNTKPIGHQDLVGLVTSVLLLGDVSLVLLTLLQLYSSSVLDFFLVLFILPLGILLPFPAGINALFSHGPRRSAGFMRGYALWNITSVINVVVAFVCGFVHFKTQSSSNKKHWNIQSWNFTLDESGWWMLPSGLLLCKIFQARLINYHVANLEVQDRTLYSNDPDAFWRS from the exons GGGGAAGAAGTTTTGGCTGTCCAACAAACGCTGGTGCTGCTGGGACATTTTATGATGCTGTCCCTCGAAGACTAATGATCAACAATCAAAATATGTCAACGGATACTGACACGCTTCTTTTAGCATTTCCAAATCAGCCACTTTGGACAAATGTTTATATTCTGAATCgcgctcgggctacagttcctTTGCTTTGGAGTCGTGTACAG GTTCAAGGACAACTTAGTTTGTCATGTGGCGCAGCTTTAACCTTTGGACTTGTACATTATGCCTTATCAGAGTTTGAGTTGATGGCAGAAGAACTTTTGATGAGTGACTCGGTGATTAAG ATCTATGGGGCATTGCGAATGTCTGTCAAAATTTACTTGATGTTGAACTCCAAAATGCTTATAAATGGTGATGGAGATGCAATTGTTGCAACATCTTTGCTTGAAGCCAGCAATTTGGTGGTACTTAAG GGATCATCTATGATACATTCGAATGCAAATTTGGGAGTCCATGGACAGGGTTCATTGAACTTAACTGGACCAGGAGATCTTATTGAAGCCCAGCACTTGGTTTTGTCACTGTTTTACAGCATAAGT GTTGGGCCTGGATCTGTTCTAAGAGGGCCCATGCAAAATGCAAGTAAAAGTTATAT GGCTTCAAACCTTCAGTGTCATCTACGGGATTGCCCTGTGGAATTGCTTCATCCACCTGAGGATTGCAATGTGAATGCATCTTTGTCCTTCACTCTTCAG ATATGTCGTGTCGAAGATGTAATTGTTGAAGGCCTTGTAGAAGGATCCATTATTCACTTTCACTGGGTCAGAACAGTAGTTGTAAAACCCTCAGGAGAAATAAGTGCATCTGGGCTGG GCTGTATTGGTGGCTTGGGAAGAGGTGAAGTTTTGCCCAGTGGTCTAAGTAGTGGAGCAGGACATGGTGGTAGGGGTGGGGATACATTCTATGATGGCAGTTACATTGCTGGTGGTAGTGTTTATGGTGATGCTGATTTGCCTTGTCAACTTGGTAGTGGAAGTGGAAATGATAGTTTACCTGATGCAGCTGCTGGTGGTGGTATCATTG TTATGGGTTCACTGGAGCATTCGTTGTCACTTTTGTCTGTCTATGGTTCACTTCAAGCAAATGGAGAGAACAAGGCAAAATATAGTAGAAAGCTAGAGGGTGAGACCATTTCAGAAGCAGGTGGTGGGGGTGGATCCGGAGGAACCATTCTTCTATTTCTTCATAATTTGGCACTTGGTGATTCCTCTGCCATTTCAGTTGTTGGGGGATTGGGCAGTAGtaatggtggtggtggaggtggtggaaggGTTCACTTTCATTGGTCAGACATGTCCATGGGAGATGAATATCTGCCCGCAGCTATTGTAAAAGGAACCATCAATATTGG AGGAGGATTTGGTCGAGGTATGGGTCAAAATGGGGAAAATGGAACAGTCAGTGGAAAAGCATGCCCAAAAGGGCTGTATGGGATATTTTGTCAG GAATGCCCAATTGGAACATACAAGAATGTAAGTGGATCTGATCAAGCCCTTTGTCATAAATGCCCATTTCATGAGCTTCCACGACGTGCTACATATGTTGCTGTTCGAG GAGGTGTTACTGAAACGCCTTGCCCATACATGTGTGTCTCGGATAGATATCACATGCCAAACTGTTATACAGCCCTTGAAGACTTGATGTATGCTTTTGGTGGACCATGGTTATTCGGTTTTATCCTCCTAAGTCTCCTTGTTCTGTTAGCTCTCGTTTTAAGCATAGCTAGGATGAAATTTGTCTGCGCAGATGAATTACCAGACCGTGTGCCTACTCGCCGGGCCTCACCAATTGATCGCTCATTCCCCTTCTTAGAGTCACTGAATGAG GTTTTAGAAACCAATCGAACTGAGGAGTCACAAAGTCATGTGCACAGAATGTATTTCATGGGAGCCAACACTTTTTGGGAACCCTGGCATCTTCATCATTCGCCACCTAAGGAAGTAATAGAAATTGT ATATGAGGATGCCTTTAACAGATTTGTGGATGAAATCAACTGTTTAGCTTATTACCATTGGTGGGAAGGTTCAGTTTATagcattttttctgtttttatgtACCCGCTTGCCTGGTCATGGCTTCAGTTCTGCCGGAAGAAAAAGATACAACAACTACGTGAATTTGTTCGATCAGAATATGATCATGCTTGCTTGCGCTCTTGCCGTTCACGTGCTTTGTATGAAGGACTGAAG GTTGCTGCAACTTCTGATCTAATGCTTGCATATGTGGATTTTTTCCTTGGCGGTGATGAAAAAAGGGATGACCTCCCTCCTCGTCTTCATCAGAGATTTCCAATGTCTGTTGTTTTTGGGGGAGATGGATCTTATATggctcctttttctcttcagagtGATAACATTCTTACTTGCCTAATAAGCCAG TCAGTTCCACCTACAATATGGTACCGACTAGTGGCTGGTCTAAATGCCCAGTTGCGTCTAGTTCGCCGTGGTCATTTCAGGGCCACTTTTAATCCAGTTATCTGTTGGCTAGAGACACATGCAAATCCCACATTGAAATCCCATGGTGTGCGTGTTGATCTGGCTTGCTTCCAACCTTCAGCTTCTGGTTATCGCCAGTTTGGACTTCTTGTATGCGCTATTGAAAGTGAAGCTTTAAGATCTGCAGTTGATAGACCAGATAAACATAGCTTACTTGAGAAACAGTCAAG CTTGCCGGGTACTCGTTGGAGGAAAGCACTGGATCTTGTGAGAGTCAATGAACCTGCAATATCACATAAAAGGATATCTGAAGAAATTTTGATCACCAAGAACCTTCGGATGCTTAATGAGAAGATGACTATTAGTTTTCCTTTCTACTATATAATTCGCAATACAAAACCCATAGGACATCAG GATCTTGTCGGTTTGGTAACATCAGTGCTTCTTCTAGGAGATGTTAGCTTAGTCTTGCTTACTCTGCTTCAGCTATACTCCAGTTCAGTGTTGGACTTCTTTTTGGTCTTGTTTATTCTTCCTCTCGGCATTCTTCTTCCATTCCCAGCAGGAATCAATGCATTATTCAGTCATGGACCTAGGCGCTCAGCAGGTTTCATGCGTGGATATGCACTATGGAATATTACCTCAGTGATAAATGTT GTGGTTGCATTTGTATGCGGATTTGTCCATTTTAAGACCCAATCCTCATCAAATAAAAAGCATTGGAACATTCAATCCTGGAATTTTACCCT GGATGAAAGTGGATGGTGGATGCTTCCTTCTGGACTGCTCCTGTGTAAAATATTCCAGGCGCGGCTGATTAATTATCATGTGGCAAACCTTGAGGTCCAAGATCGGACATTGTACAGTAATGACCCTGATGCATTCTGGAGGTCGTGA
- the LOC113697555 gene encoding glutathione hydrolase 3 produces the protein MRQQHSLEAPLLVESGNSIRKRYWRTVLSFLLALIGLTCVGLILRGNSSFWVVVRDGNEFNERLQFGNTEIVESQQAVVAADDGRCSEIGVSVLAEGGHAVDAAVATALCLGVVNPTASGIGGGGFMVVHSSTTSESQAFDMRETAPLAASQDMYDTDVNAKYNGALSMGVPGELAGLHEAWLKFGRLPWKTLFQPAIKLAKEGFVVAPYLGSYLARKMNIILTDPGLKQVYAPNGKLLKAGEICYNVELGRSLEAVAQQGPEAFYNGTIGEKLIEDVQKAGGILKMEDLRNYRVDVTGAVSVNTMGYTILGMPPPSSGTLGMSLVLNILDSYASSNAAEGPLGLHRLIEALKHMLAIRMDLGDPDFVNISKTASDMLSPEFAKKIQQLIFDNTTFPPEYYMHRWSQLRDHGTSHFCIVDADRNAVSMTTTVNYPFGAGVLSPSTGIVLNNEMGDFSVPTEISSDRLPPAPANFIRPNKRPLSSMTPIIVLKHNQLAGVIGGSGGSDIIPAVVQVFINHFILGMEPLAAVQSPRVYHKLIPNVVLYENWTVLDGDHIELSSENRHFLEERGHQLQGRSGGAICQFIVQTLQRPRDGGRKFGKMANNEVVHGILTAVSDPRKDGRPAAI, from the exons ATGAGGCAGCAGCACAGCCTGGAAGCTCCATTATTGGTTGAGAGTGGAAATTCCATCAGGAAGAGATACTGGAGAACAGTTCTGTCTTTTTTGCTTGCTCTTATTGGCTTAACAT GTGTTGGTTTGATACTGCGAGGCAATTCAAGTTTTTGGGTAGTAGTGAGAGATGGAAACGAATTTAATGAGAGACTGCAGTTTGGAAACACTGAAATTGTTGAGTCTCAGCAAGCAGTTGTTGCAGCTGATGATGGCCGTTGCTCAGAAATTGGAGTTTCAGTACTTGCAGAAGGTGGGCATGCTGTTGATGCTGCAGTTGCAACTGCACTTTGCCTTGGAGTTGTCAATCCAACGGCCAGCGGGATAGGAGGCGGAGGTTTCATGGTTGTTCATTCTTCAACAACATCAGAATCCCAAGCATTTGACATGAGGGAGACTGCTCCGTTAGCTGCTTCCCAG GACATGTATGACACTGATGTTAATGCAAAATATAATGGAGCACTGTCAATGGGAGTTCCTGGTGAGCTAGCTGGTTTACACGAGGCTTGGCTTAAATTTGGGCGGTTGCCGTGGAAAACTTTGTTTCAACCCGCCATCAAACTTGCCAAAGAAGGGTTTGTGGTTGCTCCATACCTTGGATCATACCTTGCTCGTAAAATGAATATAATACTAACTGATCCTGGCTTAAAACAAGTGTATGCACCAAATGGCAAATTGCTGAAAGCTGGTGAAATATGCTACAATGTGGAACTTGGCCGCAGCCTAGAGGCAGTAGCACAACAAGGTCCTGAGGCCTTCTACAATGGAACAATCGGTGAAAAGCTGATTGAGGATGTGCAAAAAGCAGGtggaattttgaaaatggaggatTTAAGGAACTACAGAGTGGATGTTACTGGTGCAGTTTCTGTCAACACAATGGGCTACACGATCTTAGGAATGCCACCTCCATCAAGTGGGACGCTGGGAATGTCTCTG gTGCTGAACATCTTAGACAGTTATGCTAGTTCAAATGCAGCAGAGGGTCCTTTGGGTCTTCATCGTCTGATTGAAGCTTTAAAACACATGCTTGCTATCCGCATGGACCTGGGTGACCCCGACTTCGTAAATATCAGTAAAACCGCATCTGACATGCTCTCCCCTGAATTCGCTAAGAAAATACAGCAACTGATATTCGACAACACCACTTTCCCTCCTGAATACTACATGCACAG GTGGAGCCAGCTTAGAGATCATGGAACCAGCCACTTCTGTATTGTTGATGCAGACCGAAATGCTGTATCAATGACGACCACAGTGAATTATCCCTTTGGTGCTGGGGTGCTATCTCCTTCGACTGGCATCGTGCTTAACAATGAAATGGGAGATTTCAGCGTACCTACAGAGATATCTTCCGATAGGCTCCCTCCTGCTCCAGCCAACTTTATTAGACCAAACAAGAGACCATTATCTTCAATGACCCCTATAATCGTTCTCAAG CATAATCAGCTAGCTGGAGTGATCGGAGGAAGTGGAGGATCAGACATAATTCCGGCTGTGGTCCAAGTGTTCATTAACCATTTTATTCTGGGAATGGAGCCTCTAGCTGCTGTTCAGAGTCCAAGAGTTTACCACAAG TTAATCCCGAATGTCGTTTTGTACGAGAACTGGACAGTTTTGGATGGGGATCACATCGAACTCTCAAGTGAGAATAGGCACTTCTTGGAAGAAAGGGGTCACCAGCTACAGGGTAGATCAGGCGGAGCAATCTGCCAATTTATAGTTCAAACCCTTCAAAGGCCAAGGGATGGGGGTCGGAAATTTGGGAAAATGGCGAACAATGAGGTAGTTCATGGAATTCTTACAGCTGTTAGTGACCCTAGGAAAGACGGAAGGCCTGCAGCCATCTGA